The genomic region tttttttctttttttgataaaaGGTCATTACTTTATCACAATAAAAAGCTATTACTTATAACTACAAGAATCTAAATAATTGAATACAAGCCAAACTATATACAACCTTTCCAATCTCTTGAGCTCTCACAAGAGCTTCCAAGAATGGGCAGTATATCATGCACCACAAGCCTGATTATGTTGCCGCCTGATGATCTTGAGATGTCTATGCACTCCTGTAGGTCTGCATCACAGGCTATCAAAACCCATTCATGATCATCATCCAGATACTTGTTATGAAATGTTCCCACCTCTAGTTTCAATCTTTTGGCAATTTCCTCTTTCAATTCCACAATACCACAGTCCATAGAGATCTTAAACCTGATGATATCTTCTTTATATGTTGCCTTAATGGTCACACTGTTCACCTCTTTTCTAACTGCAAAAGGTGTCATAGTTTTATTAAGGGTATCCATGTGTTGCATTTGAGGCAAATCAGAACATTGAGGATTCATCTTGTAAGCTTCTGGAACCTGATCCTCCAAAACAGCATCTGCTGAAGGGCATAGATTTCTCAAGTCTTTAGAACTACCAGCAACCTCAAGTAGCTGTCCTCCAAATGGTTCTTGAGGTTCTGTTGTTTCCACAATGTGAAGCATAGGGTATGCAGTTGCACGGTTTGGTGTACTAGTTGAGTGCAGTGTTGTTGACCCCAGTGATCCTCTTAACACAAGACATTGCTCACTGTTGCCTGTTACAAATGTATCTTTTGGAGGTGAGAATTCATTTGGGGGACTACCATGGCATGAAGCATGAGTAGGATTTCCACTGCCACTTGAGCCACTCCCAGTTCTAAACTTGTTTGTGCCTTTAGTGCCAATCTCCTGAATGGACACTCCTTTATCATTAATCACTTTCTCAGGACTTCGTGTCCTTGCTTCAAGTCCAAGGAATTGATCTTCCATCGCAACCTGTCTTTTTGTTTCTGATGCTCCAGAAGCATCAAAATCATTTTCGTTGATCTTAGGTTCTGATGGCCTAATGGTCAAGGTGGTTTGGCGGTGGAACTTGTTTGAAGTGAAAGGGTCAGAAAAGGAACCAGCAGCAATGGGAAGTGAACCAGTACTTAGAGAATTCAAACCAAATGCTCCTTCAGCACCATGGACCGATTCAATAACACACTTGAGCTTGGACAGGGAATGGTTAACCTTTTTTATCTTTCGAGATGGCCAACGTGATATCCCATGCTGCCTACAGATGCGCTTCATTGTAGTAGGGCAAACTGTACAGCAAGAATATATCCAAGAATATCATGTATGAGCTGCTACTAATAAAAACGAAAGCTACTAGTAATAGATAATGACCAATTTTGTGTTTTCTGatgataaatatattctttataaCCATATGTTTCTCAAAAAGTAGCAAACTTAAATATGATAAGAGCAGCATTGTTGgtagttatatattttatgaacaCTTTATTGTAGTAGAGCAAACTAGCACCTTGGTAGAGATAACAAAAAACATTTCATTTAACTGTAAATCAGAGAATGAAACATAGCATACCACCAAGGCTCTTTGCAGCATCCTTAAGGCTTCCTGTGAAGTAATGTTGCAAAACATTAAGACTAATTGATATCTCAGCTTTTCCACGTTTTCTATCTGAGggtttctttttggttttgatCTCTAAGGAAGTGTTCTGATCAATGTGTCCGCCTGCATTATCACCAAGACTCCCTCCATCATTTATACCATCAAAGTATGCCATTATTTTCGGTTCTGATGGCTCCAGTGGCAGCCCCTCCCCCATATTTGGTGAGGTATGTCTAGGTGGTGACTTAGAAGATTGTGTAATTGGAATGGACTCAAATCTCAAATGAACTCTTTCATTTCTTGCGTCTATAATTTCAATTGAAGCATTCCCCTCAAGTTCAACACCAGAAGCAATCTTAAGACTCTGAAAATGTGGCTTCATTGTTGCCAATATGGATCCCAGCAatcttttttgttcattaaaGTCAGTGATCCCAGGAGGCAGAAAAAACTCTAGTACATAATCATCATTTCCTGTATGAGAGCTTTGTAAGCATACTGCAAAACAGCTGTTTAAATGAAACATGAGAGCATAATGTACTAAGGGATATTCGGTTTTGCAGAACTGGGTATTGTTTCCACAGAAGCACATGTTGTGGGACAAAAATGCCCTCCCAGCAACTCCTTGACCTTGTTGTAGGTGATGCTCAACACAGGCCTCATGGAAACCCCATTTATGAGCATCTATTACATAGAATGCTACCTCAGTTATAGACATGCAAACTTGCCCCATGCAACAACCATTAAAACTTGAGCAAATTTTCTTAAGACCGCCACCATGTGCCAAGACACTCCGATGCTTACATGGAACCCATGTTTGTGCCAGAGGCAAACTATGAGTTTCACACACAGCTGTCAGTATCTCCAAAATCTCGGCTAATGCGTACTGACGGTATTCATTACAAATCTGGTTTAAAAGAATTGCCAAGTTATATCTGTGACAATAGAGGGGTACGATAGAAGTCACAGAACAACATATATATCTTatcttttgagaaaataaaCAAGATAGGGATGCATCATGCATGATAGTAGAAAACGACCTGATTGTATGGATGCTCCAAAATTTCTGAACTCCTCAACTTTACTGTCTGCAAGGAAACTGACAGCCGGTAACTCaggaatgtaaaaaaaatgtttgcaaTCAGATACATTTAACCCGAGTCCAATAATCTCATGGCAGTTACCTTTGTCAAGATCAATCTTTAaggatatattaatattaatagtaGTACATATGATAATAAATACCTTTTAACCATCACACCGAACTCACCAACATGAGCAAAGCATGCAACTTATAATAAATAGTACGGTAAAGAAATCCAACCTCAAGGGCTTTGCAGATTTTATCAACCTCAGGAGCATAGTTAATCTTCTGTGAAGTCATTATCAGCTCCACTACAGCCACACATGACTGTCCTGCAAGCTCAAACACAGGCAGGGCCAAGGTTCCGCGGACATTGTAATGTTGAGCGTGATTTAGGCGCTGATACTCTTTACTAGAATAAAACTGAACATTGGGAGTCCATTCTGGAATTTTATGCTGAAAAACTCGGCCGGGAAGTCCCAGGATCTCATCATTCTCTCCATCCACAGAGAACATATACATCAGGGAAGCTGTTCTATACTGATGGAGTCCATTACTATGTGGATCAAGAACAAATGGTTGGCCTGAAGTTGTAAGTGCATACCGATTTCCATTCCTCACAGGTGCCCAAACCTGAGCAAGAACATTCTGTTCAGTCAACTCTTTGAAGTGGCGAAGCGCTTgtgtcattctttccttgatcaGACAATAACCATCTGGATTTTCTGAAGCTGTCATGGCTACAAGGGGTGGCACAgtttttttgttgtcatcattttcAATTGGATTTTCAGTTGTTGTATTTGTATTACCTGAAAGCAGTAACTTCAGTCAGAACAACTGCAggtcataaaaaaacataaagctCATGTTTAGCATCAGATGTCATTGGAATAGACTATGAAAATTTGCACAGTTATGTTTCAGCTCAATATCATATTATATCTAACACTTCTAAGTttataaacaactacaaatgcCACAAATACATCTGATGCAGGCAACAGTCAACATCCCAAGAAAGTAGGAATTATTCACAAAACTATGGCCTCTAAATAAGAGATAgcttgaaagaaaatgaaaggtaaaaAGAAATGAGTACACACAAATGAAGCCTTATAGTTTAACTATTTAATTTATACGAtggagataaaaagaaaattcatcTTTAAACCAAGGTGGCAGATACATGTCGCGAAGTTCATCCACATTTCATTTGCCTTTTAATCAATATTCCCAACAATATAGAGGTTCAAGAACAGtaaggaaaataattataaaaaaagttaaaattccTTCAATTTGAATAAACTATATAAGCTAAGAAATAGATAAACAAACTCCAAATGAACACTATTGAATAATCTAAACCCTGTTAAATTTCACAATCAACAACAGTGGCTGCTATTCAAGTTACAGTCAACTTGAAATCAAGCAAGTCCTAAAAGTTGAAGAAAACTCCAAAATCCAATTCAACATGCAAACTGAAACAAACCAAGACATGCAATAACAAAATTGGAAACTGTGGCAATTAACAAAGAGATACCTGAAGCTGCAATCCTGATTTGCCTCTCATCTTCAGCATCAGAAAAAGCCCAGACAGGAGAAAAAGGTTGTTCAGAGATAGtggaaaagagaaaaggaggCATGGGGTTAGAGACCAAAGATATATGATCCAAGGGCCACAGAATTTCCAGGCCAATGCCAAAATCCATGACAAACCCATGTTCCTCCTGTGCCTTTGACTTGAGAAGAAGGTCAGGATTTTCTTCCTTGGATTCTGACATTTTTCACAAGGATGCTTTTTTCTTGGAAATTGGTTTGTACAGAGTGATTAAGTTTGGAACCTTGTAATGATGATGAAGAGAGACTTGAGAACTACTATACAATTGAAAATGATGGTTGAGTAAAATTGCAGAAGGTGGAGAATATCAGAAtatgtaacaaaataaaatttttactaTGGATATTATGCCACTTGCTTGTTGAGACTAAAGTTGATTGAATGTTGGataaataatgttataaaaGGACAACAAAAATTCATTGTTGGGACTAAATGCCAGttgccaaaaaataaaaagatggcCACTAGGTACTTCTCTTTATCTTTGATATTATTTTCAACACTTTTTTACTACTTATGCACAGGGAATGAG from Glycine soja cultivar W05 chromosome 16, ASM419377v2, whole genome shotgun sequence harbors:
- the LOC114390855 gene encoding protein NLP7-like isoform X2, translating into MTASENPDGYCLIKERMTQALRHFKELTEQNVLAQVWAPVRNGNRYALTTSGQPFVLDPHSNGLHQYRTASLMYMFSVDGENDEILGLPGRVFQHKIPEWTPNVQFYSSKEYQRLNHAQHYNVRGTLALPVFELAGQSCVAVVELIMTSQKINYAPEVDKICKALETVKLRSSEILEHPYNQICNEYRQYALAEILEILTAVCETHSLPLAQTWVPCKHRSVLAHGGGLKKICSSFNGCCMGQVCMSITEVAFYVIDAHKWGFHEACVEHHLQQGQGVAGRAFLSHNMCFCGNNTQFCKTEYPLVHYALMFHLNSCFAVCLQSSHTGNDDYVLEFFLPPGITDFNEQKRLLGSILATMKPHFQSLKIASGVELEGNASIEIIDARNERVHLRFESIPITQSSKSPPRHTSPNMGEGLPLEPSEPKIMAYFDGINDGGSLGDNAGGHIDQNTSLEIKTKKKPSDRKRGKAEISISLNVLQHYFTGSLKDAAKSLGVCPTTMKRICRQHGISRWPSRKIKKVNHSLSKLKCVIESVHGAEGAFGLNSLSTGSLPIAAGSFSDPFTSNKFHRQTTLTIRPSEPKINENDFDASGASETKRQVAMEDQFLGLEARTRSPEKVINDKGVSIQEIGTKGTNKFRTGSGSSGSGNPTHASCHGSPPNEFSPPKDTFVTGNSEQCLVLRGSLGSTTLHSTSTPNRATAYPMLHIVETTEPQEPFGGQLLEVAGSSKDLRNLCPSADAVLEDQVPEAYKMNPQCSDLPQMQHMDTLNKTMTPFAVRKEVNSVTIKATYKEDIIRFKISMDCGIVELKEEIAKRLKLEVGTFHNKYLDDDHEWVLIACDADLQECIDISRSSGGNIIRLVVHDILPILGSSCESSRDWKGCI
- the LOC114390855 gene encoding protein NLP7-like isoform X1, producing MSESKEENPDLLLKSKAQEEHGFVMDFGIGLEILWPLDHISLVSNPMPPFLFSTISEQPFSPVWAFSDAEDERQIRIAASGNTNTTTENPIENDDNKKTVPPLVAMTASENPDGYCLIKERMTQALRHFKELTEQNVLAQVWAPVRNGNRYALTTSGQPFVLDPHSNGLHQYRTASLMYMFSVDGENDEILGLPGRVFQHKIPEWTPNVQFYSSKEYQRLNHAQHYNVRGTLALPVFELAGQSCVAVVELIMTSQKINYAPEVDKICKALETVKLRSSEILEHPYNQICNEYRQYALAEILEILTAVCETHSLPLAQTWVPCKHRSVLAHGGGLKKICSSFNGCCMGQVCMSITEVAFYVIDAHKWGFHEACVEHHLQQGQGVAGRAFLSHNMCFCGNNTQFCKTEYPLVHYALMFHLNSCFAVCLQSSHTGNDDYVLEFFLPPGITDFNEQKRLLGSILATMKPHFQSLKIASGVELEGNASIEIIDARNERVHLRFESIPITQSSKSPPRHTSPNMGEGLPLEPSEPKIMAYFDGINDGGSLGDNAGGHIDQNTSLEIKTKKKPSDRKRGKAEISISLNVLQHYFTGSLKDAAKSLGVCPTTMKRICRQHGISRWPSRKIKKVNHSLSKLKCVIESVHGAEGAFGLNSLSTGSLPIAAGSFSDPFTSNKFHRQTTLTIRPSEPKINENDFDASGASETKRQVAMEDQFLGLEARTRSPEKVINDKGVSIQEIGTKGTNKFRTGSGSSGSGNPTHASCHGSPPNEFSPPKDTFVTGNSEQCLVLRGSLGSTTLHSTSTPNRATAYPMLHIVETTEPQEPFGGQLLEVAGSSKDLRNLCPSADAVLEDQVPEAYKMNPQCSDLPQMQHMDTLNKTMTPFAVRKEVNSVTIKATYKEDIIRFKISMDCGIVELKEEIAKRLKLEVGTFHNKYLDDDHEWVLIACDADLQECIDISRSSGGNIIRLVVHDILPILGSSCESSRDWKGCI